A single window of Inediibacterium massiliense DNA harbors:
- the gpmI gene encoding 2,3-bisphosphoglycerate-independent phosphoglycerate mutase, translated as MKRPTILMILDGFGWNEKTHGNAIKMANTPNIDQYLSKYPHNQIHASGLDVGLPYGQMGNSEVGHLNIGAGRVVYQEFTRITKAIEEKTFFENDTLLAAMDHVKKNNTALHLFGLLSDGGVHSHNTHLYALLEMAKENNIEKVYVHAFLDGRDVPPDSAIKYIEELEDKIKKIGVGKIATLSGRYYAMDRDNRWDRVKLSYDAITLGVGEFANSSIEAIQNSYSKDELDEFVKPTIILENNQATAKVSENDSVIMFNFRPDRAREITRSFVDKDFKRFERKNGFFPLHYVCMTQYDATMPNVNVSYPPQTLTNTLGEYLSKLGKKQLRIAETEKYAHVTFFFNGGVEASLPGEDRILIPSPKVATYDLKPEMSAYEVTTKLVEAIDQDLYDFIAVNFANPDMVGHTGVIDATIAAIEAVDTCVGKVVDKIIEVGGQMILTADHGNADEMLDENEHPITSHSTNPVPILLINASSEYNIQEGKLADIAPTLLQLMDLEKPIEMSGESLLIPSEEPALANA; from the coding sequence ATGAAACGCCCTACAATTCTTATGATTTTAGATGGTTTTGGATGGAATGAAAAAACTCATGGAAATGCTATTAAAATGGCAAATACTCCAAATATTGATCAATATTTAAGTAAATATCCACATAATCAAATACATGCTAGTGGTTTAGATGTAGGTCTTCCCTATGGACAAATGGGAAATTCAGAAGTAGGTCATTTAAATATTGGTGCTGGAAGAGTTGTATACCAAGAGTTTACAAGAATTACAAAAGCTATTGAAGAAAAAACTTTTTTCGAAAATGATACTTTGTTAGCTGCTATGGATCATGTAAAAAAAAATAATACTGCTCTTCATTTATTTGGTCTTTTATCTGATGGAGGAGTTCATAGTCACAACACTCACCTTTATGCACTTCTTGAAATGGCAAAAGAAAATAATATTGAAAAAGTATATGTTCATGCCTTTTTAGATGGAAGAGATGTTCCTCCAGATAGTGCTATAAAATATATAGAAGAATTAGAAGATAAAATTAAAAAAATAGGTGTAGGAAAAATAGCAACCCTCTCTGGTCGTTATTATGCAATGGATCGAGACAATAGATGGGATAGAGTAAAGCTTTCTTATGATGCGATTACTTTAGGAGTAGGTGAATTTGCTAACTCATCTATAGAAGCTATTCAAAATTCCTACTCAAAAGATGAATTAGATGAATTTGTAAAACCTACAATTATATTAGAAAATAATCAAGCTACTGCTAAAGTATCAGAAAATGATTCTGTTATTATGTTTAATTTTAGACCAGATCGAGCAAGAGAAATTACAAGAAGCTTTGTAGATAAAGATTTTAAAAGATTTGAAAGAAAAAATGGATTTTTCCCTCTTCATTATGTGTGTATGACTCAATATGATGCGACTATGCCTAATGTAAATGTATCTTATCCTCCTCAAACTCTTACAAATACATTAGGAGAATATTTATCTAAATTAGGAAAAAAACAACTTCGTATTGCAGAAACAGAAAAATATGCTCATGTAACTTTCTTCTTTAACGGAGGAGTAGAAGCTTCCCTGCCAGGAGAAGATCGAATATTGATTCCTTCTCCAAAGGTAGCCACTTATGATTTAAAACCTGAAATGAGTGCATATGAAGTCACTACAAAATTAGTAGAAGCCATTGATCAAGATCTATATGACTTTATAGCAGTAAACTTTGCAAATCCTGATATGGTAGGTCATACGGGTGTAATAGATGCAACGATTGCTGCTATAGAAGCAGTAGATACCTGTGTGGGAAAAGTTGTAGATAAAATCATAGAAGTAGGAGGACAAATGATCCTTACTGCTGATCATGGAAATGCTGATGAGATGCTTGATGAAAATGAACATCCTATTACTTCTCATTCTACAAATCCTGTTCCTATTCTTTTAATCAATGCTTCTAGTGAATATAATATCCAAGAAGGAAAGCTTGCAGATATAGCTCCTACCCTTCTTCAATTGATGGATTTAGAAAAACCAATTGAGATGAGTGGAGAATCTCTCCTCATTCCTTCTGAAGAACCTGCTTTGGCAAATGCATAA
- a CDS encoding DUF362 domain-containing protein, which translates to MKKYFIIKKDCVACNGCLKNCPVGAIGGLAKEGYEIDQQKCIHCGKCKSVCKFHAIIEE; encoded by the coding sequence ATGAAGAAATATTTTATTATAAAAAAAGATTGTGTAGCCTGTAATGGCTGTTTGAAAAATTGTCCTGTAGGAGCTATTGGAGGACTTGCAAAAGAAGGATATGAAATTGATCAACAAAAATGCATTCATTGCGGAAAATGCAAAAGTGTTTGTAAATTTCATGCAATTATTGAAGAGTAA
- a CDS encoding molybdopterin-dependent oxidoreductase, whose amino-acid sequence MMKFSLNIDGKEVTAYPNQTILEVARENGISIPTLCYDDRLEIYGACGLCVVEVEGIPKLLRACATKVSDGMVIKTDTLRVKKSRKTALELLLSNHTGDCRPPCVLACPAHTDCQGYVGLIANGEYKEALSLIKEQLPLPASIGRVCPHPCEEACRRNLVEEPISIAHLKRFVADLDLQDKNTFMPHMKPSTNKKVAIIGGGPSGLTAAYFLSKEGHNITIYEAMPKMGGMLQYGIPEYRLPKEVLDKEIKLIENMGVTMITNTRIGRDIDFSYIREHFDAVYVSIGAWKSTPLSCPGNDLDGVMGGIDFLQDVSMNKPVQIGEKVAVLGGGNTAMDACRTSIRLGAKEVYLLYRRTEEEMPAEKIEIQEAKEEGVVFKFLVDPIEVIGESGKVKQVKLQKMKQGEKDASGRRKSIPIEGEYDLLDIDSIIVAIGQMANTTGFEDITLTKKGTLSADESSFQTNIPKVFAGGDATNKGASIAISAIGEGKYASQVICSYLDGKIVPYKKPFYVERDDLTEEDFKDREKLHRPSMCHLSPTIRKENFEEIVSNYTEEEAKKEASRCLECGCHDVFECKLLEYANEYHVSPQKYEGEVHHSQIEDDHPFVHRNPDKCILCGLCVRVCDEVMGIAALGLVDRGFDTTVTPALDKPLNESGCISCGACIDLCPTGALGEKLSIQKSVPVKTNTTHTICSHCSVGCNINLTTKGDLLLRSLPNKERSIDHGLLCVKGRFGFDPNKMGERLQRPLIRKEGKLTEVSWDEALLYTTKKIQSISSLYGNESIGVSVSDRYTNEELYLLNQISKKIFGTQNIGSFNKTASGLKEVLGYDASTNTFEEILSTDLILVIGANVMKDHTIVGLKIQKAVKKGAQLIVINPFSSSIDEWAHKKICPENDLSLLKGILKALIDDGCIPKNADNFEKLKESLSHVEVTQNAKEIANLYASSKKAIIIFDQAFLSYNAQKLIANMAVISNHIGEARCGIIQLKPNNNSQGLVDMGIFTHKDTMNQKIHDKQIKGLMIFGEDPQGIDLSSLEFLMVQDTHLTDTARLAHVVLPGVSFAESRGTFTNSERRIQKIHRAIPPLCGLENWEVILKLANSLGLHIKYNNPDKIRKEICANIPEYFYFNEENSVFWPTDQSPILYTNGFYFENKNAKLQIVNDGVFFTQHKNTNHFTNDFVKFLQEKEIL is encoded by the coding sequence ATGATGAAATTTTCATTAAATATAGATGGCAAAGAAGTAACTGCTTATCCTAATCAAACGATTTTAGAGGTAGCAAGAGAAAATGGAATTTCTATTCCTACTCTTTGCTATGATGATCGACTTGAAATTTATGGTGCATGTGGACTTTGTGTAGTAGAAGTAGAAGGAATTCCAAAGCTTTTAAGAGCTTGTGCTACAAAAGTAAGTGATGGTATGGTTATCAAAACTGACACCTTAAGAGTTAAAAAATCTAGAAAGACAGCCCTTGAACTTTTATTATCCAATCATACTGGAGATTGTCGTCCTCCATGTGTTTTAGCTTGTCCTGCCCATACAGATTGTCAAGGATATGTAGGGCTTATTGCAAATGGAGAATATAAAGAAGCTTTATCTCTTATCAAAGAACAACTTCCTCTTCCTGCAAGTATTGGAAGAGTCTGCCCTCACCCTTGTGAAGAAGCCTGTAGAAGAAATTTAGTAGAAGAACCCATCTCTATTGCACACTTAAAAAGATTTGTAGCAGATTTAGACTTACAAGATAAAAATACTTTTATGCCTCATATGAAACCCTCTACAAACAAAAAAGTTGCAATCATAGGTGGAGGGCCTAGTGGATTGACTGCTGCATATTTTCTTTCAAAAGAAGGACACAATATTACTATTTATGAAGCTATGCCCAAAATGGGTGGAATGCTTCAATATGGAATTCCAGAGTATCGTCTTCCTAAAGAAGTTTTAGACAAAGAAATAAAGCTTATAGAAAATATGGGCGTTACAATGATTACAAATACAAGAATTGGGCGAGATATAGATTTTTCATATATTAGAGAGCATTTTGATGCTGTATATGTATCTATTGGTGCATGGAAAAGCACTCCTCTTTCTTGTCCTGGAAATGATTTAGATGGTGTAATGGGTGGAATTGACTTTTTACAAGATGTTTCTATGAATAAACCTGTTCAAATCGGAGAAAAAGTAGCTGTCTTAGGTGGTGGAAATACTGCCATGGATGCTTGCAGAACTTCTATTCGATTAGGTGCAAAAGAAGTTTATTTATTATACAGAAGAACAGAGGAGGAAATGCCTGCAGAAAAAATAGAAATCCAAGAAGCAAAAGAAGAAGGAGTTGTTTTTAAATTTTTAGTAGACCCTATTGAAGTCATAGGAGAGTCAGGAAAAGTAAAACAAGTTAAACTTCAAAAGATGAAACAAGGAGAAAAGGATGCAAGTGGTAGACGAAAATCTATTCCTATAGAAGGAGAATACGATTTATTAGATATAGATTCTATCATTGTAGCCATCGGTCAAATGGCAAATACAACAGGCTTTGAAGATATTACTTTAACTAAAAAAGGAACCCTTTCTGCAGATGAATCCTCTTTTCAAACCAACATCCCTAAAGTATTTGCTGGTGGAGATGCTACCAATAAGGGAGCGAGCATTGCCATTTCTGCCATTGGAGAAGGAAAATATGCATCCCAAGTGATTTGTTCTTATTTAGATGGAAAAATTGTTCCTTATAAAAAGCCATTTTACGTAGAAAGAGATGACTTAACAGAAGAAGATTTTAAAGATCGTGAAAAATTGCATCGTCCTTCTATGTGTCACCTATCCCCTACTATTCGAAAAGAAAATTTTGAAGAAATCGTATCCAACTATACAGAAGAAGAAGCAAAAAAAGAAGCTTCAAGATGTCTAGAATGTGGATGTCATGATGTATTTGAATGTAAACTTTTAGAATATGCAAACGAATACCATGTATCCCCTCAAAAGTATGAAGGTGAAGTACATCACTCTCAAATAGAAGATGATCATCCTTTTGTACATAGAAATCCTGATAAATGTATTCTTTGTGGATTATGTGTAAGAGTTTGTGATGAAGTCATGGGCATTGCAGCTTTAGGCCTTGTAGATAGAGGATTTGATACAACTGTAACTCCTGCTTTAGATAAACCTTTAAATGAAAGTGGATGCATATCTTGTGGAGCTTGTATTGATCTATGTCCTACAGGTGCATTAGGAGAAAAACTAAGTATTCAAAAGAGTGTTCCTGTAAAGACAAATACAACTCACACCATATGTTCTCATTGCAGTGTAGGTTGCAATATCAATTTAACTACAAAGGGAGATTTACTTCTTCGTTCTCTTCCAAATAAAGAACGTAGTATTGATCATGGTCTTTTATGTGTCAAAGGAAGATTTGGTTTTGATCCAAATAAAATGGGAGAACGTCTTCAAAGACCTCTTATTCGAAAAGAAGGAAAACTTACAGAAGTATCTTGGGACGAAGCCCTTTTATACACAACAAAGAAAATACAAAGTATATCTTCTCTTTATGGAAATGAATCTATTGGAGTCTCTGTATCCGATCGATATACCAATGAAGAATTATATCTTTTAAATCAGATTTCTAAAAAAATTTTTGGTACTCAAAATATAGGTTCTTTTAACAAAACAGCTTCAGGACTTAAAGAAGTTTTAGGATATGATGCATCTACCAACACCTTTGAAGAAATTTTATCTACTGATTTGATTTTAGTAATAGGTGCAAATGTTATGAAAGATCATACTATTGTAGGACTAAAGATTCAAAAGGCTGTAAAAAAAGGTGCTCAGCTTATTGTGATCAATCCATTTTCTTCTTCTATAGATGAATGGGCACATAAAAAAATATGTCCTGAAAATGATTTATCTCTTTTAAAAGGTATATTAAAGGCATTAATAGATGATGGATGTATTCCTAAAAATGCTGATAACTTTGAAAAATTAAAAGAAAGCTTGTCTCATGTAGAAGTTACTCAAAATGCCAAAGAAATTGCAAATCTTTATGCTTCTTCTAAAAAAGCTATCATTATATTCGATCAAGCATTTTTAAGCTATAATGCACAAAAGCTTATTGCCAATATGGCTGTCATATCTAATCATATTGGAGAGGCTCGATGTGGAATCATTCAATTAAAACCTAACAACAATAGTCAAGGTCTCGTAGACATGGGTATTTTCACCCATAAAGATACAATGAATCAAAAAATTCATGACAAACAAATAAAAGGTCTTATGATCTTTGGAGAAGATCCTCAAGGTATAGATCTTTCTTCCCTTGAGTTTTTGATGGTTCAAGATACACACCTAACAGATACAGCAAGATTAGCTCATGTAGTACTCCCTGGAGTGAGCTTTGCTGAATCTAGAGGAACCTTTACAAATAGTGAAAGAAGAATTCAAAAGATCCATCGAGCTATTCCTCCACTATGCGGACTAGAAAACTGGGAAGTGATTTTAAAACTTGCAAATTCTCTTGGTCTTCATATAAAATACAATAATCCTGATAAAATTAGAAAAGAAATTTGTGCAAATATTCCTGAGTATTTTTACTTCAATGAAGAAAATAGTGTATTTTGGCCTACTGATCAAAGTCCTATTTTATATACCAATGGATTTTATTTTGAAAATAAAAATGCCAAATTGCAAATTGTAAATGATGGAGTTTTCTTTACACAACATAAAAACACAAATCATTTCACAAATGATTTTGTGAAATTTCTTCAAGAAAAAGAAATACTATAA